Proteins from a genomic interval of Thermoanaerobaculia bacterium:
- a CDS encoding UvrD-helicase domain-containing protein, translating to MAGESLLENLNPEQREAVLAGEGPMLVLAGAGSGKTRVVTRRLARLVAEGADPRRIVAVTFTNKAAEEMRERVAALVGGRLPSFVGTFHSWGLRFLRRIGGAEGRTANFAIADTADQLSIVREAMGELGLSEQTFPPGSVHARISASKSAARSSERFAAEEDDFAGTRIADVYARYEKKLRAANAFDFDDLIAVPVRELKASDALRDRERARIEHLLVDEYQDTNAAQDSLIKLLGQSARSLCAVGDEDQSIYAWRGARVEHILRFEEDFPGARVVALTRNYRSTAKILEAAAAVVAHNRRRRPKTLVSEGAPGQPVELRAFRDDRYEAEWVISEIRRAERPLSEFAVLFRVNAQSRSFEDELMRQNVPYVVIGGMKFYERAEVKDAIAYYRLALDPNDDLAFRRVVNVPARGIGGVTLERLAAAARERGVSLFEASADAPGITDRARIALDRFRGIVAAAGARAQELSPADLLELVLEQSGYRAMYAASEEREDVARRENLIELVSAAREYERREGEAATVRGFLDAVSLATDADAPRPSGAVTLMTLHSAKGLEFSDVYVAGLEEGFLPHVQSAGSEEEIEEERRLLYVGMTRARRHLTLTLARQRMLYGETRARQASRFAEELPEDVARIEDAAPAAALFSGDEAEAGFRWEAPERTRLAPRRPPPISVARRRAPVPGTLAGFARGARVRHPTYGPGVILQQEGSGEEARLTVFFDRAGKKKFVAKFANLTPG from the coding sequence CTCGCCGGGGCCGGGTCGGGGAAGACGCGCGTCGTGACCCGGCGCCTCGCGCGTCTCGTTGCCGAAGGCGCCGACCCCCGCCGGATCGTCGCCGTGACCTTCACGAACAAGGCGGCCGAGGAGATGCGGGAGCGCGTCGCCGCGCTCGTCGGCGGCCGCCTTCCGTCCTTCGTCGGCACGTTCCATTCATGGGGCCTGCGCTTCCTGCGCCGCATCGGGGGCGCGGAGGGACGCACCGCGAATTTCGCGATCGCGGACACCGCCGACCAGCTCTCGATCGTGCGGGAGGCGATGGGGGAGCTCGGGCTGTCGGAGCAGACGTTTCCGCCCGGCTCCGTCCACGCGCGAATCTCCGCGTCGAAGTCCGCGGCGCGGTCCTCCGAGAGGTTCGCGGCGGAGGAGGACGACTTCGCGGGGACGAGGATCGCCGACGTCTACGCGCGCTACGAGAAGAAGCTGCGCGCGGCCAACGCGTTCGACTTCGACGACCTGATCGCCGTGCCGGTCCGGGAGCTGAAGGCTTCCGACGCGCTTCGAGACCGGGAGCGGGCGCGGATCGAGCATCTCCTCGTCGACGAATACCAGGACACGAACGCGGCGCAGGACTCGCTCATCAAGCTGCTCGGCCAGTCGGCGCGCTCGCTCTGCGCGGTCGGCGACGAGGACCAGTCGATCTACGCGTGGCGCGGCGCCCGCGTCGAGCACATCCTGCGGTTCGAGGAGGACTTTCCGGGCGCCCGCGTCGTCGCGCTGACCCGCAACTACCGGTCGACCGCGAAGATCCTGGAAGCGGCGGCGGCCGTCGTCGCGCACAATCGGAGGCGACGCCCCAAGACGCTCGTCTCGGAGGGCGCTCCCGGCCAGCCGGTCGAGCTGCGGGCGTTCCGCGACGACCGCTACGAGGCGGAATGGGTCATCTCGGAGATCCGCCGCGCCGAGCGGCCGCTGTCGGAGTTCGCGGTGCTTTTCCGCGTCAATGCCCAGTCGCGCTCGTTCGAGGACGAGCTGATGCGCCAGAACGTTCCGTACGTGGTGATCGGGGGAATGAAGTTCTACGAACGGGCGGAGGTCAAGGACGCGATCGCCTACTACCGGCTCGCCCTCGACCCGAACGACGACCTCGCGTTCCGGCGGGTCGTCAACGTTCCCGCTCGCGGGATCGGCGGCGTGACGCTCGAGCGGCTGGCCGCCGCGGCCCGGGAGCGCGGCGTCTCGCTTTTCGAGGCGTCGGCGGATGCGCCCGGGATCACCGACCGCGCGCGCATCGCGCTCGACCGGTTCCGCGGCATCGTGGCGGCCGCCGGCGCGAGGGCGCAGGAGCTCTCGCCCGCGGACCTGCTCGAGCTCGTGCTCGAGCAATCGGGGTACCGCGCGATGTACGCCGCCTCCGAGGAGCGGGAGGACGTCGCCCGCCGGGAGAACCTGATCGAGCTCGTCTCGGCGGCCCGCGAATACGAGCGGCGCGAAGGGGAGGCCGCGACCGTGCGGGGCTTCCTCGACGCCGTTTCGCTCGCGACCGACGCCGACGCGCCGAGGCCGTCGGGCGCCGTGACGCTGATGACCCTCCATTCGGCCAAGGGACTCGAGTTCTCCGACGTGTACGTGGCGGGGCTCGAGGAAGGATTCCTCCCCCACGTCCAGAGCGCGGGATCGGAAGAGGAGATCGAGGAGGAGCGGCGGCTCCTGTACGTCGGGATGACGCGAGCGCGCCGGCATCTCACGCTCACTCTCGCCCGCCAGCGAATGCTCTACGGCGAGACGCGCGCGCGGCAGGCCTCGCGGTTTGCCGAGGAGCTCCCCGAAGACGTCGCCCGGATCGAGGATGCGGCGCCGGCGGCGGCGCTCTTTTCCGGCGACGAGGCCGAAGCCGGGTTCCGCTGGGAAGCGCCGGAGCGCACGCGTCTGGCGCCCCGGCGTCCGCCTCCGATCTCGGTCGCGCGGCGGCGCGCTCCCGTTCCCGGGACGCTTGCCGGGTTCGCCCGGGGAGCCCGCGTCCGTCACCCGACCTACGGTCCCGGCGTCATCCTCCAGCAGGAGGGCTCGGGCGAGGAGGCGCGGCTGACGGTCTTCTTCGACCGGGCCGGAAAGAAGAAGTTCGTCGCGAAGTTCGCGAACCTGACGCCGGGGTAG